The sequence GTTGCCCATTGCTTGGCAAATGTATGGGTTAGACAGACTCAAGCTTTTTGTATTTGGTAATTTTAATGATTTGCTCACTAGTGACGAAAAATTGGCCTGAATGATCATCCATCTTGGCCTGAATGATCATCCATGATCTTCGTATGGAGGGTTACCAATTTACTTGCTCTAAAAGGCGAAGAGAGCGTGATGGTAttggagaaaattaaaatttgaccgAGGCTTGGCAACAGTGGAGTGGATTGATCTTTTTCCAAACTGACCATACTCCTATCATCATCGAACCTCATGATGCTAAGAAAAGAGCTTCCAAGAGGCAATTCCACTTTGAAAATGCATGGCTACAAGAACCAAAACTGAATGATGTCATGTTGGTAGATTGGAcaaattcttctatttttttccttgaCAAAATTGCTTCGTGCACGAAATAGATGAATGAGCGGGGACGAAAAATTAGAAGAGATTTTCAAGAACATATTGGAAGCTTGTAGGAGGGATTTGGAGGCTGCTCCAAACTCACATGATGATTGATCTTAtctggaaataaaaaaataagctgGGTGCTCTTATTGCTCAAGAAGAAACCTATTGGcgtcaaagataaaaaaatttctggCTTAAGGATGGTGATgtcaattcaaaatattttcactcCTCAACATCCTcaaggaagaaaaataattttattgcatCTCTAGCTCGCGATGATCGTACTGTAGTTCATGAGTATGGTGAAAAATGTGATGTAGAAATCTCTTATTTTAATAATCTTTTTAGTGCTGATAATAGTTGTAATGACTTTATGTCAGTATGAATAATATTCCCTAATGTGTTTTTGCTTATGATAACGAGTCTCTAATTGCACCTTTTTCTTTAGAGGAATTTCAAACAGTACTTTTTCAGATGAATTTAGACAAGTCTCCTAGTTCATATGGCTTAAATCATGCTTTCTTCAAAAGATTTTGGCATCTCTGTGGCCGAGAAATTTTCTATGTATTTCTTTGTAATGTCCtatataaaatcatttcaaaagTCTTTGCTAACCGATTAAAGCCTTTACTTCCAAAGATTTTGTAGAAGATCGCTCAATTCTAGACAATATCATTTTGGCTTATTCACCACATGAGATGcaaaataaaagggaaaatttGCAAGGTTGCTCTAAAGGTTGACATCAATAAAGCCTTTGATAGAGTTGATTGGAATTATCTGTTTTGTCTCTTACAGAAGATGGGTTTTCATGAGACATTGATAAATTAGATCAAAATCTGTCTTTAGACTATTCATTATTCTATGTTGATCAATGGTGATTCTCTTGGAAAAATTACTCCTAGAAAAGGGATAAGGCAGGGTGATTTATTGTCACCTTACCTCTTTATATTATGCACTAAAGGACTATtctcactaataaaaaaatatgagaataGAGGGGACATCCATGGtatcaaagtgtatggagaatCTCCTATCCTCATACACCTTTTATTTGCTaatgattcttttcttttttgccgGTCAAATGAAACTGAAGCTTCTATCCTAAAAAATATTCTTGACACTTATGGTAGAGCTTTCAGGCAAATGATCAATTTCCAAAAATCAGAAATATTCTTCAGTTCAAGCACTCCTCAAAGCTCTATACAAACCATCTCCTCTCGTTTGGGTGTTATTGAGACGCTCGGCACTAGGAAATATCTTGGCCTACCTTAAATAATTGgcagaaaaaaaagtttttggaTTCATCAAAGAAAGACTTTGGAAGCGCATCAACCATTGGACATCCAAAAATTTGTCAAAGGCCGgtaaataaatcttaattaaatatgttgCTCAATCCATTCCTACTTATTATATGTGTTTTTCTCCTTCCTTCCATTCTTGAGGATGAGCTTCAGAAGATGATGAGTTCTTTTTGGTGGGGTTCAAGAAATCAATCAAGAAAGGGTATCAATTGGCTCCAATGGGACAAGCTCACAATGAAAAAAGAATTTGGAAGTATGGGCTTTAGACAACTTCATGCTTTTAATCTTGCAATGATACGAAAGCAAGGTTGAAGATTATTGATCAACCAAGATATATGGTTTCACAAGTGatcaaagataaatattttcctTGAGGGAATTTTTTGGATGCCAAGTTAGACAATAATTCAAGCTATGTCTGGAGTAGTATTCATGTTTCACAAGTTGTTGTCAAGGAGGGAATGAAGTGGAATATTGGAAACAGTCTATCCATAAACCTTTGGTGCCAGTTGTGGCTCAACTCTCCCCAAGGATCCTAGGTTTCATCTACAAATCCCCTTGGGTTGGAGTCCCTCATTATTGGAGATATCATAGATCATCAAAGAAAGGAATGGCGAGGCAATCTCATTGATTCTATCTTCAACCAATCAGATGCACATGCTATTAAATCTATTCCTCTTCTTAATATATCTAATGATGATAGACTGATCTGGAACTTCTCTCCAAATGGCTCTTCTTATGTTGAAACTTCATACCATTGCATCATGGAAAATTTGCAATATACTAACCACTTGAAGGCTAATAGAGACTGACATTTAGTTTGGAATCTTCATATTCCTCCAAAGATCAAACATTTCTTATGGAGGACTCTGAGAGGTTGTTTACCAATACGTCAAAGACTCCTCACTAGAGGAGTTAATTGCCCATCTCAGTGTTGTTTCTGCTCACGAAAATGAATGGCATATTTTTATAGCATGTGTTAAAGCCAAAGAGATCTGGATTGCTGCTAATCTTTGGGATGTGATTCGAGGAAAGATAGATTCTACTGATAGTTACAATGATCTCATCTTCTCTCTTCTCGAGCACCTTCAACCGCATGACTCCAACATGGTAGCTTTGTCATTATGGTGCATATGGAAATCCAGAAACTAGAAGCTTTGGAAAAATATAGAAACACTCGCCTCTATTGCAATTTCTCTGGcgtaacaatttttatttgaatggcTATCTGTGCGCAAGAAGAACCACACAAACACTTTGCCTCCTCAAGTTGCAGCTACTTATGTATGGAACCCCCCACATACAGGTTCACTTAAATGCAATCTTGATGTTGCTCTTTTCATTGACCAGAACAAGTTTGGTATCGGGTTTTGCATGCGTGATGACCAGGGTACTTTCATAAAAGCAAGAACAGAGCTCTATCCAGGAACACCTACTGCACATGAAGCTGAAGTTTTTACTCTTCATCACACCATACTATAGATTCAGCAACTCAATCTCCATAATGTTATGTTTGAAACAGATTGTAAAATGATTAAGGATAACATAACAAATTCAACAGTAGGGCACAATGTTATGATATGGGACGTGATTATGCCTTTTTTCTATGGAAGGATATGGTAGAAATATATGATAGAAATGATGGGAGTAGGAAGATGAtgagttttcagaaaattgaCACCTTAACTTAATTGTGCTTATTAGCTTCTTTTCTTAAATTACATGACTTGCTACAATTTATGCCTTTATATAGGTTACATAGGTGATTTCTACACACTTATATACTACTTAGTCCTAgagtcttctagactcatctatcATCTACCATCCATTTCTATAATGTTCTAGGTGCTTCTATGACTTTagataataagatatttttctacATCCATCAAGAAGTTTCTGCACATTACAACATCTCCAAAGGTGTAGAACTCTCTAGATAATGGACCACCAATTatacatttacacttttctagaTTAATCTTCAACACCCCCCCCCCTTAATCTAGAAAAGTCTTGAACTCCAAGCATGTCTCTGAATTTGATGAACTTCTCTGTTGCAATTGGCTTGGTGAAGATGTCTGCTAATTGTTCTTCAATCTTGCAGAACTCCATTTTCATTTCTCCATGTTCCACGAGCTCTCTGATGAAGTGGTATCTAATCTCAATGTGCTTTGTACGACTGTGGAATACTGGATTCTTAGTCATTGCAATAGCTGACATATTATCACAATGAATAACTGTTGGAGTCTTGTTGTATGTCTTGCAGAATTTTTCTGAGCCATGTCACTTCACACGCAGAGCTTGTTGCAACCATGTATTCTGCTTCTACTGATGATAGAGCAATTGTCGTTTGCTTCTTTGATGCCCATTATATTGCTTTGTTGCCTAGAAGAAACACAtatccacttgtgctttttctatcatttGTGCTTCCAGCCCAATCGCTATCTGTATAACCTGTCAAGTTAAAGTCTCTATCTGCCTCGTACAAAATGCCAAAATCCTTTGTGCATTTGACATATCTTAGGATTCTCTTGGCTGCTGCAAAGTGTGCTTTGCTTGGGTTACTTATGAATCTAGACACGATGCTAACTACATGTATGATGTCTGGCCTTGAGTTGGTTAAGTAGATTAGCAAACCGACTAGGCTTCTATAAACTATTGCATCAACTTTGTTTTGCCTATCATCTTTTGAAAGCTTCTCGTTCATCGCCATAGGTGTGGCAAGTGGTTTGCAATCTTGCATGTTGAACTTCTTCAGTAAGTCATCCGCATATTTTTCTTGCGAGATAAATATTTGTCCAGGTCTTTGCTTGACTTGCATGCCGAGAAACTATCTCATGAGTCCAAGATCGGTCATTTCATACTCTTGCATCATAGCCTTTTTGAATTCTTTCATCATTTGTGAGTTGTTGCCGGTGTAGATTAAATCATCTACGTATAGGAACAAAATCAAGAAATGATTACCTTGCATCTTCACATATAGTGACGGCTCACTTGGACTTTTGAGGAATCTATGCTTGACGAGGTATTTGTCTATTTTGTTGTTCCATGCTCGGGGAGCTTGTTTGAGACCATAAAGCGTCTTTTTCAAGCGATATACTTTGTCTTCTTCTCCTTGAACTTTGTATCCTTGTGGTTGCTCCATGCAGACTTCTTCAATCTCTCCATTCGAGAAAACTGATTTTACATCTAGCTGGTAGACTTGTAGCTTCAACTGTGTAGCTAAGGCTAGTACAGTTCTGATTGTTTCCATGCGCACAACGGGAGCAAATGTTTCATTGAAATCAACTCCTGGCAGTTGTGAATAGCCTTTAGCGACAAGTCGTGCTTTGTGTTTTTGGATTGCTTCATCctcattatatttaattttgtaaacccATTTCAGGCCAATGATCTCCTTGTCTTCTGGTTTTTGCATGAGCTCCCAtgtatgatttttctctatcattTTGATTTCCTCGTCCATGGCTTTTCTCCAAACTTCTTCTTTCGATGCTTCCTCAAACTTTTGAGGTTCACAGGCAAAAAATCCAACATTTgtgtactttggatttggtttgTGTGGCCTTCCTaatctttgaaatttttgttgtgggacttcttctacttcttcttgCTGGTGTTGTTGGTCATGTTGTGTTGGTGATGGTGGCAGTGTGCACGGGCTTGGATTGGTTACTTCTTGCGTCTCATTGACTTCAATACTCCATTGCCAGCTTGCTCCTTCGTCAAAGATTACATCTCTTGAAATGATCAGCAGCTTTGAATCTGGTTTGAATAATCGGTAACCTTTAGATTGGTCACTATAGCCGACAAAGATacacttttctcttttttcatcgAGCTTTTCTCGATTCTCCTTTGGAATGTGCGAATAAGCAACACATCCAAAAACTTTAAAATGATCAACTGTTGGTTTTCTGTTGAACCATGCTTCATATGGCGTCATATCTAAGACTGCTTTAGTTGGAGAACAATTGAGGATGTATACTGTTGTGCTAACAGCTTCTGCCCATAGATTCTTTGGCAGGTTCTTGTGCTGTAGCATCAATCGAGCCATTTCCATAATgattctatttttcctttcaacgacaccattttgttgtggagtGTGACGAACAGTCAGCTCCTTCTTGATGCCATGATCATtgcaaaaattaatgaatatgtGCCCATTGAATTCTCCCTCGTGATCTGTTCTCAAGATTTTGAGGGAATGCCCACTTTGCTTTTCCACTAGGGCCTTGAACTCCTTGAAGCAAGAGAATGCATTGGATTTTTTTTGAATGAAGTACACCCACATCATTCGAGTGTAGTCATCAACGAAGAGGAGAAAATATCTTTTTCCACCAAAGTTGGGGGTACTTGATGGTTCCTAGATATCAGCATGCACTAATTGAAGTGGAGCTTTAGCTCTCCAAGATGTTTTTGGAAATGGTAACCTGTGCATCTTGCCATAAATGCAGCCTTCACAAACTTTAAGGTTAGATGAAATAAAAGGAAGCCCAAGcaccatatttttttgttttaataatttgagGCCATTAAAGTTTAGATGACCATACCTCAAGTGCCACAGTATGGACTCATCCATATTCTCACATTTCAATGCATTGTTTTGCCCAAATGGCATAAATAGAGGAAATACTTTATTAGGAGCCATTTTGATAGAAATAATTTGGCCCTTTCTTTTATCCATGATATTACATTTATCATCATCAAAGAtgactttataatttttatgaataagttgACCAACACTTAGAAGATTTTGACTAAGACCTAGCACATAAAAAACATCATGGATATATTTTTGGCTACCATTTTGAGTTTTAACAGCAATGGTGCATTTTCCTTCAACTGTTTGAACATTTCCATCACCAAGTGTAACTTTGGATTTTATTGTCTCATCTAGTTGCACAAAgcaacttttgttttttgtcatgtGGTTTGAACAACCACTATCAACATACCATAAATCCCTTGATTCTTGAGAAGATAAAGCGGAGTACAAAGTATGATCAAGGGattctttattttctagaaaatttgcttcttctttttgtcGGTAAAAACAATCTTTTTCGTAGTGTAGGTGCCTTTTGCACTTTTTGCATTTGTACCGACAATCATTtgtatcataattatttttcgtGCATAATTTGCAATAGGAGCTTGaagcattattattatattgctTTCCGCTCCTTTTACCACGATTAGTAAATGCTCCTCCTCTTTTTTGAGGAAATTTACCGtggttatttttcttatctccatcatttttagagatattaattttagattggAATCCTTGCTCTAGTGGCTGCTCAAATCTTTTCATTCTAGCTTCATGAGCTTCTAAAGAGCCCATTAATTCTACTAGAGTAAGTTTAGAtaaatcttttgattcttctatgGCAGCCACAATATGATCATATTTTACGGGAagacttcttaatatttttagtattattttcttGTCTTCAATCGTGTCCATGTAACTTATAATTTGATTGAAGATATTAGAGACACGAGAGAAGAAAGATTATATAGATTCATCTTCCCGCATTATTAATCTATCAAAATCCTTCCACAAAGATTGAAGTTTAATAGAAATTACCTTGCCTGTgcctttaaattcatttttcagaGTCTCCCACGTCTTCTTTGTATTTTTTGCTTGCATGATTCTTGGAAAGATCTCTCTACTAACTCCTTGTTGGATGAATAGTAGAGCCTTAGCATCATGTTGCTTGTTTTGCTTGTTCTCCTTTTGCTTTGCTGCTGTCCACGTAGCCAATTCTTCTTGGCTTTCTAGGACTGGATAGCCATTCTCTATAACATCTCACAAGTCTTGTGAGATGAATAGAGTTTGCATTTGGATGCTCCAATAATCATATGCTTCCCCATTAAATATGGGAACTAAGGTTTGGTTATAGTTGAAGGTTGGTGGGCTAGGTGATGTAGCAAAGGCCATAGGATCAACACTGCTCTGATGCCACTGTTAGGATATGGGACGTGGTTATGCATTTTTTCTATGGAAGGATATGGTAGAAATGTATGATAGAAATGATGGGAGTAGGAAGAGGAtgagttttcagaaaattgaCACCTTAACTTGAATTGTGTTTATTAGCTTCTTTTCTTACATTACATGGCTTGCTACAACTTATGTCTTTATATAGGTTACATAGGTGATTTCTACACACTTCTATACTACTTAGTCCTAGAGTCTTATAGACTCATCTATCATCTACCATTCATCTCTATAATGTTCTAGGTGCTTCTATGACTTTAgataataagataatttttctaCATCCATCAAGAAGTTTCTACACACTACAACATATCCATAGGTGTAGAACTCTCTAGATAATGGACCACCAATTatacatttacacttttctagaTTAATCTTCAACACACAATGCTTTCCATGTTTTATTAGCCAAATGTAGGGCATCTCTTTCTTGTATCAAAAACTCGTGTGAGTTTAGTAAGGAGGCAAACAAATTTTGTTGCTCACAAGTTAGCTAGGACATCAATTTTTCATGCTAGCTCCCATGATTTTATTTGTATTCCCACATTTGTACAAGTTATTCTCCTTAATGAAATGATATGATCATGTTTTCcctcaaaaaaacaaaaatacctttGCACAAAGGTACGACATAGGCAAAATTTGTGatctatatttataaaaaaaaataagaattaagtgTACTTCTAATTCCAATAATTTGATATACGTGTGATTTTAGTCTCTTAATTATTCCCATTTAATTAAGTCTTTCaattattgaaattaagaaaaattactCTTTCTATTAATTTTCTGCTAATTAAAACTCtcaatttctcatttttattatcaaaatatttgtaAAGTTTATAATGAATTTGAGATATGAAACaacttcaaaaatttaaaagttaaacgCATTTAATAATATGTGAAATTTGagtttgaaaaaggaaaaaagtagttcttttctttttttaaggtgAAATTTGTTGTTTGATTAGTGAACTTTGAGTCAAAGATCTAAAACAATTTAATCGACTCATTTTATGAAGATTTTAAATAGAGAACGagaatttaatgattttaggtggaaaagaaaattcaatatACAAACTTAAGTATCTCAAAAATAACTCAGAGAGACCAAAATACACATAAATTATAGAAACCAAAAATACAACTAAACcataaaaataaagcaaattatactaaCCTCTCCTAAGATTTACTCTAATTACACATGTATTTCCTCCTCTCTTTTTTTAACCTTACACAAAATCTCCTAACTTCCACATTCTCATTACACAAGCCTCCCCTATGTCCCAAACAACGTTAGTTTCATTAATAAATATGCATGTGATTGGCACATGATGtttcaatgattttttgttCCCAAAATGTTCTCATTCCCTTtctctgtcaaaaaaaaaaagagaaagcaaTTCTCCATTCAAGATGTTTCCATTTATCAAGCATCTTCGAGCAAATGCATTATCAAAGAAACTATTCCCGGCACGCaccatacattttatttttttggaatccATTTATGAATAAGTGATGCAATTCAAATATGTATTAGCCCGTGAATTGATTCAAGAATCAATTCAAATAGCAGTGAATTGAaatctccattttttttaagtgaaatctcCATTCTTAAAATTATTCCTTACATGTATAAATGGATTCAAAGTTGCTTAAATGAGAAGGGTTTTTTTTTGCACCCAACAAAATTGTTGGTGTATCCAACATTTTAAGTAAAGTGGTAAAAATGCCCTtcagttaaaaatttaaaattgcttTCCCTCTTCTCTCCCTCACCCTTTCTCCATTGTTGTTCTCCTTCTTCATTTCAGTGTCATCAAGAGGCCGCCATTCGTCCCTCCATCTGCGTCGTGCTGCCAATGAGTGCCACTGCTCCCACCATATACGTTGTCGTCCCATTTGTCATAAGTCCCTTCGTCTACGCCCCTTTTCTTCGTTTGACATTTATAGTGTTTGGCATTTATACGGATTTGAAATCCGTATGATACAGACGGATTACCAAttcgtataattttttttaatttattaattaataaaataagaataatttttcttattaaaaaataaattaatttataaataaatattgttgtatatttttaatgtgtttttatttaattaatttattcaataagtaaataatttaagtattttgcttattaaaaaaatgaatgtataaatattattgttatttatttattttaaaagataaaaaatttaattatatttgatatttaaaatagttatttataaattttttaaatatcattaattccaaatttttataagtatatattgTACAAATTAGTTTAAcaagaaaatctcaatttgtaaatgatttttttttattgatatagtcatataaatattattacactaatagtattaaatatttatataaatagtgtttgaaagtataaaattaaaatttcttcatttgtttataaatatttaaaagtattcaaatactaatttgtaaaaaaaaatgaaatagtcatttattagaaataaaaaaaaaattgtacttaGATTTTGAACATATGTTTAAGTTTACTAGAATTAGTGATGTGAAgtgtataaatttttaaaaagaatttctatattgatttatgaatatataaaagtattaaaaagtaaattaaaaaataattaaatatttatttatgaattattaaatagtaatttattcagtattttaaattaaatttatttattattcaatttattaGTTAGTTTATGAAAGTCAACTATGGTTAGAATCAGGGGATTACGTCAGACTATAGGCAGCCTTAGGGATACAAGCTAGTGATGATGATGCAGATGTATAATTATCTCTTACAAAAGAACCATATGAATATTTTGCATTGTTGTATAATAGTTGACAGTGTGCTCCTTTACtgttagaaaaatatttctttgttaaaaaacaattttaaataaaatgactaaaataaaataaaaatataaattattttaaaataaacatcactttcaaactataaaaattaaaaggtacaaattatgaaactatatgtgtttaaaaatattttaaatgataaaactaattatatttaaaaaataattttaaaaaaataaaaaaaaaggttcttacggattgacaatccatatgTGTTTTACATATTGTCAATTCATAACAATCATACGAATTGCTAATccgtaagttatataaaatttatgaattatcAATACGAAACTTTTATAAAACTTATAGATGATCAATCCGTAAGTTTTTTAAGGATTGCAAATTCCTTATAAAACTAGATTgaagttgcaaaaaaaaaaatcaacataccTTACCTTCGTCGTTAACAGTCACACCAACTACCACCACTTGCCAACGAACCTTCATAACCAATGCGCCTAGACCAAAATAGACACAACAACGAAGGACCACCTCTCATGAGAATGAATGAATGCAAAGAAGAAAGCAACATAATGAATGGTGCGTGAAGAAGACAAAAGAAAGTTAAGATTGTTTCTGACAacctttctcttttcttgtttGCTTAGAAAAGTATGAGAGGGGTTGAGATAAAGAACAATATAGACGTTGGTTATCCAAAATCAATTTGAGGaagaagagggggttgaatGCAACAACGTCGAATTGGTTGCTGAAAGGGCAAAGAGATAATCAAAGAGCAAGGCAACAGCGACGACGACGACGGGAGGACAAGGGAAATGGTTGCAGTGCCAAGATTAGAATGTTGAATAAGAGGGATTCAGAATTTTGAGTTCTCACAGATCTCACTCACCACTCTCATAGATCTTGCTCACCTCTAGACACCGGCCCCATCACATCACCCTCGACTCCATGCCTCTCGGCTGTCACAGCCCTCCACCATCAACTCCCTCTCTCACCACTACCACAGCAACTCCTTAGGGGATGACAATTGAGATTAGGTTGGGTCTGTGTTGAAAATAAATAGGGACATTTTTGGGAAAGGAGGGGTGCATGTGTAATTAAAGTAAACTTCAGGGGAGATTTCTATAATTTGCTTGAAAAACTACAAATAACATGCCAGGTAGCGTCACCTTAGATTttctcataaaataaaactttcaatAAATTTAGTATTGAATTTAGCGAGCTACTAAGAAGTGAAGAACTGGGCAATTTGCAATGTACATCGACAGAGTTTTCATGTCATTGCCATCATAGATTACTTGAAAACCTATTTTTAGCACATTAtactaagtaaaaaataaaaataaataatcgaAACGATGACAATATTTACATGTCAATACTTCGcaaatgttaaataattatcCAAAGTGCAACAATAATAGAAACAACTATGCAGCTGGAGGCCTGAGCTCATGATCATGTGATGTGTCTCTGACAGATTGAGGAAGATATTGCCACATTGGGATGTAGCCATAGTTTGGATATACGGCCATCTTGTTCACCCCTGCTTGATATGCTGCAGCAGCAGCAGCTACAGGTGGAGCCATAAACCCTGCTGGTGCAACGGGCAAGGCCTTCAACTGCTTCTCAATCCTTTCCTTATCTGCTTTCAGAACAAGTTTCTCTTCG comes from Glycine soja cultivar W05 chromosome 20, ASM419377v2, whole genome shotgun sequence and encodes:
- the LOC114402048 gene encoding uncharacterized protein LOC114402048, which gives rise to MQVKQRPGQIFISQEKYADDLLKKFNMQDCKPLATPMAMNEKLSKDDRQNKVDAIVYRSLVGLLIYLTNSRPDIIHVVSIVSRFISNPSKAHFAAAKRILRYVKCTKDFGILYEADRDFNLTGYTDSDWAGSTNDRKSTSGYVFLLGNKAI